The Manihot esculenta cultivar AM560-2 chromosome 11, M.esculenta_v8, whole genome shotgun sequence genome includes a region encoding these proteins:
- the LOC110626796 gene encoding rust resistance kinase Lr10, with product MWLNHSISSIRQDTYLTRVLEKTVKGLMMNLCLFYFLILVLIDHGLGLNTDECKESKCGTHGPVVRFPFGIKGQQPDHCGYPETGFDLSCSETNETVLELPNSVKLFVKKIDYVAQVIYTSDPQDCLPRQFSNLNLSASSFRFRDVGIFNDVSLFNCSGRRGDSFFQMPCLSAPGYQVAVFGSSVSTDNIALLHCTKMYDVSLVPDDMIDGNDNILHLNWSNPSCGSCAAQGKFCRLKANTTEPETECYGKLMHIKWSSPKFLATGIVLVLILLVVVGVAIYRVYSFNRIEREYQSKIEKFLDDYRAFKPGRYSYAVIKRMTNNFKEELGQGAYGTVFKGKLSDEVLIAVKVLNSSKRNGEEFVNEVRTIGKIHHVNVVRLIGFCADGFRQALVYEYLPNDSLEKFISLPYDNNHFLGWKRLQDIALGIAKGIEYLHQGCNQRILHFDIKPRNILLDENFNPRISDFGLAKLCSKDQSTVSMTTARGTIGYIAPEVFSRNFGNVSYKSDVYSFGMLVLEMVGGRKISVDDKEKTNDQIDFPDWIYNILEGGEDLRLEIDAEEDAGIAKKLAIVGLWCIQWNPVDRPSMKTVVQMLEGDGSHLTTPSNPFSSAAPAERMHFKIPGRNFHQALEVIRETE from the exons ATGTGGTTGAATCACAGTATAAGCTCCATTAGGCAAGATACTTATCTGACCAGAGTCCTTGAGAAAACAGTTAAAGGCCTGATGATGAATTTGTGTCTCTTCTACTTCTTGATTCTGGTCCTTATAGACCATGGATTAGGGCTTAACACGGATGAGTGCAAAGAATCTAAATGTGGAACTCATGGTCCAGTAGTCCGATTCCCTTTCGGAATCAAAGGCCAGCAACCTGACCACTGTGGCTACCCAGAAACTGGGTTTGATCTATCTTGCTCAGAGACAAATGAGACGGTGCTGGAGCTGCCAAATTCAGTGAAACTCTTTGTCAAAAAGATAGATTACGTAGCTCAAGTGATCTATACAAGTGATCCACAAGATTGCCTTCCAAGACAGTTTTCCAACTTAAATTTATCTGCTTCTTCATTCCGGTTCAGGGATGTGGGCATCTTTAACGATGTGTCGTTGTTCAACTGTTCAGGAAGAAGAGGAGATTCATTCTTTCAGATGCCTTGCCTCAGTGCCCCTGGCTACCAAGTTGCTGTGTTTGGTTCGTCAGTTTCCACGGACAACATTGCCCTTTTGCATTGTACCAAGATGTATGATGTTTCACTAGTTCCAGATGACATGATCGATGGAAATGACAATATTCTTCATTTGAATTGGTCCAATCCAAGCTGTGGATCTTGTGCAGCACAAGGTAAATTTTGCAGATTGAAGGCTAACACCACTGAACCGGAAACTGAATGTTATGGCAAGCTCATGCACATCAAAT GGTCATCTCCAAAATTTCTGGCCACAG GTATTGTCCTGGTTTTGATTCTTCTAGTCGTAGTAGGGGTTGCTATTTACCGTGTCTATAGCTTCAATAGAATTGAAAGAGAATATCAATCCAAGATTGAAAAGTTTTTAGATGATTATAGAGCATTCAAGCCTGGAAGATATTCCTATGCAGTCATCAAGAGGATGACAAATAATTTCAAGGAGGAATTAGGCCAAGGAGCTTATGGAACTGTGTTCAAAGGAAAACTTTCTGATGAAGTTCTTATAGCTGTTAAGGTTCTCAACAGTTCCAAAAGAAATGGAGAGGAATTTGTAAATGAAGTGAGAACAATAGGCAAAATCCACCATGTTAATGTGGTTCGCTTGATTGGATTTTGTGCTGATGGATTTCGACAAGCTCTAGTTTATGAGTACTTACCAAATGACTCACTTGAGAAATTTATATCACTACCATATGATAACAACCATTTCCTTGGATGGAAAAGGCTACAAGATATTGCTCTTGGAATAGCCAAAGGGATTGAATATCTTCACCAAGGATGCAATCAAAGAATCCTCCATTTCGACATAAAACCGCGTAATATCTTGCTCGACGAGAACTTCAACCCCAGGATCTCCGATTTTGGCCTGGCAAAGTTGTGTTCTAAAGATCAAAGTACAGTGTCAATGACAACAGCAAGAGGAACCATTGGCTACATTGCTCCTGAAGTGTTCTCAAGGAACTTTGGGAATGTTTCTTACAAGTCAGATGTTTATAGTTTTGGAATGTTGGTGTTAGAAATGGTTGGAGGAAGGAAGATTAGTGTTGATgataaagaaaaaacaaatgATCAAATAGACTTTCCAGATTGgatttataatattttggaaGGAGGAGAAGATCTAAGGTTGGAAATTGATGCAGAGGAAGATGCTGGAATTGCAAAGAAACTTGCAATTGTGGGTCTTTGGTGCATTCAGTGGAACCCAGTTGATCGTCCTTCCATGAAAACTGTTGTGCAAATGTTGGAAGGAGATGGAAGCCATTTAACAACCCCTTCTAATCCATTTAGCAGTGCAGCTCCTGCTGAGAGAATGCACTTTAAAATTCCAGGCAGAAATTTTCATCAAGCCTTGGAGGTCATCAGAGAAACAGAGTAA
- the LOC110626794 gene encoding LEAF RUST 10 DISEASE-RESISTANCE LOCUS RECEPTOR-LIKE PROTEIN KINASE-like 2.1 isoform X1: protein MVFFTGYTAFLFLLVLQTCNGKDNSLCASSSCGNILNISYPFRLETDPKNCGDQRYTLSCEGNFTVLYLYTGKYYVREINYDNFTIRLVDAGIHDHDDCSSIPLSPLTELNFSLEDPYTVSKSRQTPLDWDAKLSTTITFINCVHPVNPVYLNSSIYVETASCTVGGLDNSYVNVGGMEGKDLMSMCSIEMVALLPVKDYNNMSFVEIQKELAYGFELSWHSIYCGRCRGCYFDETNEVQCISGYFRRVCYLNFGIQCTYIYDSSKTDAFFFRIKKSFLTVLVLLGILHCITKTLCGTPFVIAFFIYKWRRRHLSGYDTVEEFLQNQNNLMPIRYSYKDIRKMTGGFKDKLGEGGFGSVYKGTLRSGHFAAIKMLSKSNTNGQDFINEVATIGRIHHTNVVQLIGFCAEGSKRALIYDFMPNGSLDKYMCSHQGSISLSWDKLYEISLGVAHGIEYLHQGCDVQILHFDIKPHNVLLDENFIPKISDFGLARLYATNDSIKSLTEARGTIGYMAPELFYRNIGHVSYKADVYSFGMLLLEMAGKRNGSNAMAEHSSENYFPFWVYDEVSKGKVVTTGDESESNRIAKKMVMVGLLCIQMKPSNRPPMNKVIEMLEGDVESLQLPPRPALYPEETPIRDAEQSLSMSLNFSESSSLIENTF, encoded by the exons ATGGTCTTCTTTACTGGTTATACAGCCTTCCTTTTTCTGCTAGTCCTCCAAACTTGCAATGGCAAGGATAATAGTCTTTGTGCCTCTTCTTCCTGTGGCAACATCCTTAACATTAGCTACCCTTTTCGACTTGAAACTGACCCCAAAAACTGCGGAGATCAGAGATATACTTTGTCCTGTGAGGGTAATTTCACAGTTTTATATCTCTATACAGGCAAGTACTATGTGCGGGAAATCAACTATGATAACTTCACAATCAGACTTGTGGATGCTGGTATTCATGATCATGATGATTGCTCTTCCATCCCTCTTTCTCCTTTAACTGAGCTTAACTTCAGTTTAGAAGATCCATATACTGTCTCTAAATCCAGACAGACACCGTTAGATTGGGATGCTAAATTATCAACAACAATTACTTTCATAAACTGTGTCCACCCAGTAAACCCGGTGTATTTGAACTCTTCTATTTATGTGGAAACTGCTTCTTGTACTGTTGGTGGGTTAGATAATTCTTATGTGAATGTTGGGGGCATGGAAGGCAAGGATTTGATGAGCATGTGCAGCATAGAAATGGTGGCTTTGTTACCTGTGAAAGATTATAACAACATGTCTTTTGTTGAAATTCAGAAAGAGTTGGCATATGGGTTTGAGCTTTCATGGCACTCCATCTACTGCGGGCGCTGCAGAGGCTGCTATTTCGATGAGACAAATGAGGTTCAGTGCATAAGTG GGTATTTCAGAAGGGTTTGCTACCTGAATTTTGGAATTCAGTGCACATACATATATG ATTCTTCCAAAACAGATGCTTTTTTCTTCCGAATTAAAA aatCATTCCTAACTGTACTTGTTCTACTTG GAATACTCCATTGCATCACAAAAACTTTATGTGGGACTCCTTTTGTGATTGCATTTTTTATCTATAAATGGAGAAGGAGACATTTATCAGGCTATGACACAGTTGAAGAATTTCtacaaaatcaaaataatttaatgccAATAAGGTATTCTTACAAAGACATTAGGAAAATGACCGGAGGCTTTAAGGATAAGTTGGGTGAAGGAGGCTTTGGTTCCGTGTATAAAGGAACACTTCGTAGCGGCCACTTTGCTGCCATAAAGATGCTGAGCAAGTCTAATACTAACGGGCAAGACTTTATCAATGAAGTTGCTACCATTGGAAGGATTCACCACACTAATGTGGTTCAACTAATTGGCTTTTGTGCTGAGGGATCAAAGCGTGCTCTTATATATGATTTCATGCCTAATGGATCTCTTGACAAGTATATGTGTTCTCATCAAGGATCTATCTCCTTAAGCTGGGATAAATTATATGAAATCTCTCTTGGAGTGGCTCATGGAATTGAATATTTACATCAAGGTTGTGACGTGCAAATCTTACATTTTGATATCAAGCCACATAATGTTCTTCTTGATGAGAATTTCATTCCAAAGATTTCTGACTTTGGACTTGCTAGACTATATGCAACAAATGATAGCATTAAGTCTCTCACGGAGGCAAGAGGAACAATAGGATACATGGCACCAGAGTTATTCTATAGAAACATCGGTCATGTCTCATACAAAGCAGATGTCTATAGTTTTGGAATGCTGTTACTTGAGATGGCAGGTAAAAGGAATGGTTCAAATGCCATGGCGGAACATTCAAGTGAAAATTACTTTCCGTTTTGGGTTTATGATGAAGTCTCCAAAGGGAAAGTTGTAACAACGGGCGATGAATCAGAGTCGAATAGAATAGCCAAGAAGATGGTTATGGTAGGCCTGTTATGCATACAAATGAAACCAAGCAATCGCCCTCCAATGAACAAAGTCATAGAGATGCTTGAAGGAGATGTAGAAAGTCTACAATTGCCTCCAAGGCCAGCTCTATATCCTGAAGAAACTCCAATAAGAGATGCAGAACAATCGTTATCTATGTCACTTAACTTCTCGGAATCAAGCAGTTTGATTGAAAATACATTCTAA
- the LOC110626794 gene encoding LEAF RUST 10 DISEASE-RESISTANCE LOCUS RECEPTOR-LIKE PROTEIN KINASE-like 2.1 isoform X2, translating into MVFFTGYTAFLFLLVLQTCNGKDNSLCASSSCGNILNISYPFRLETDPKNCGDQRYTLSCEGNFTVLYLYTGKYYVREINYDNFTIRLVDAGIHDHDDCSSIPLSPLTELNFSLEDPYTVSKSRQTPLDWDAKLSTTITFINCVHPVNPVYLNSSIYVETASCTVGGLDNSYVNVGGMEGKDLMSMCSIEMVALLPVKDYNNMSFVEIQKELAYGFELSWHSIYCGRCRGCYFDETNEVQCISGYFRRVCYLNFGIQCTYIYGILHCITKTLCGTPFVIAFFIYKWRRRHLSGYDTVEEFLQNQNNLMPIRYSYKDIRKMTGGFKDKLGEGGFGSVYKGTLRSGHFAAIKMLSKSNTNGQDFINEVATIGRIHHTNVVQLIGFCAEGSKRALIYDFMPNGSLDKYMCSHQGSISLSWDKLYEISLGVAHGIEYLHQGCDVQILHFDIKPHNVLLDENFIPKISDFGLARLYATNDSIKSLTEARGTIGYMAPELFYRNIGHVSYKADVYSFGMLLLEMAGKRNGSNAMAEHSSENYFPFWVYDEVSKGKVVTTGDESESNRIAKKMVMVGLLCIQMKPSNRPPMNKVIEMLEGDVESLQLPPRPALYPEETPIRDAEQSLSMSLNFSESSSLIENTF; encoded by the exons ATGGTCTTCTTTACTGGTTATACAGCCTTCCTTTTTCTGCTAGTCCTCCAAACTTGCAATGGCAAGGATAATAGTCTTTGTGCCTCTTCTTCCTGTGGCAACATCCTTAACATTAGCTACCCTTTTCGACTTGAAACTGACCCCAAAAACTGCGGAGATCAGAGATATACTTTGTCCTGTGAGGGTAATTTCACAGTTTTATATCTCTATACAGGCAAGTACTATGTGCGGGAAATCAACTATGATAACTTCACAATCAGACTTGTGGATGCTGGTATTCATGATCATGATGATTGCTCTTCCATCCCTCTTTCTCCTTTAACTGAGCTTAACTTCAGTTTAGAAGATCCATATACTGTCTCTAAATCCAGACAGACACCGTTAGATTGGGATGCTAAATTATCAACAACAATTACTTTCATAAACTGTGTCCACCCAGTAAACCCGGTGTATTTGAACTCTTCTATTTATGTGGAAACTGCTTCTTGTACTGTTGGTGGGTTAGATAATTCTTATGTGAATGTTGGGGGCATGGAAGGCAAGGATTTGATGAGCATGTGCAGCATAGAAATGGTGGCTTTGTTACCTGTGAAAGATTATAACAACATGTCTTTTGTTGAAATTCAGAAAGAGTTGGCATATGGGTTTGAGCTTTCATGGCACTCCATCTACTGCGGGCGCTGCAGAGGCTGCTATTTCGATGAGACAAATGAGGTTCAGTGCATAAGTG GGTATTTCAGAAGGGTTTGCTACCTGAATTTTGGAATTCAGTGCACATACATATATG GAATACTCCATTGCATCACAAAAACTTTATGTGGGACTCCTTTTGTGATTGCATTTTTTATCTATAAATGGAGAAGGAGACATTTATCAGGCTATGACACAGTTGAAGAATTTCtacaaaatcaaaataatttaatgccAATAAGGTATTCTTACAAAGACATTAGGAAAATGACCGGAGGCTTTAAGGATAAGTTGGGTGAAGGAGGCTTTGGTTCCGTGTATAAAGGAACACTTCGTAGCGGCCACTTTGCTGCCATAAAGATGCTGAGCAAGTCTAATACTAACGGGCAAGACTTTATCAATGAAGTTGCTACCATTGGAAGGATTCACCACACTAATGTGGTTCAACTAATTGGCTTTTGTGCTGAGGGATCAAAGCGTGCTCTTATATATGATTTCATGCCTAATGGATCTCTTGACAAGTATATGTGTTCTCATCAAGGATCTATCTCCTTAAGCTGGGATAAATTATATGAAATCTCTCTTGGAGTGGCTCATGGAATTGAATATTTACATCAAGGTTGTGACGTGCAAATCTTACATTTTGATATCAAGCCACATAATGTTCTTCTTGATGAGAATTTCATTCCAAAGATTTCTGACTTTGGACTTGCTAGACTATATGCAACAAATGATAGCATTAAGTCTCTCACGGAGGCAAGAGGAACAATAGGATACATGGCACCAGAGTTATTCTATAGAAACATCGGTCATGTCTCATACAAAGCAGATGTCTATAGTTTTGGAATGCTGTTACTTGAGATGGCAGGTAAAAGGAATGGTTCAAATGCCATGGCGGAACATTCAAGTGAAAATTACTTTCCGTTTTGGGTTTATGATGAAGTCTCCAAAGGGAAAGTTGTAACAACGGGCGATGAATCAGAGTCGAATAGAATAGCCAAGAAGATGGTTATGGTAGGCCTGTTATGCATACAAATGAAACCAAGCAATCGCCCTCCAATGAACAAAGTCATAGAGATGCTTGAAGGAGATGTAGAAAGTCTACAATTGCCTCCAAGGCCAGCTCTATATCCTGAAGAAACTCCAATAAGAGATGCAGAACAATCGTTATCTATGTCACTTAACTTCTCGGAATCAAGCAGTTTGATTGAAAATACATTCTAA
- the LOC110626794 gene encoding rust resistance kinase Lr10 isoform X3 — protein MPIRYSYKDIRKMTGGFKDKLGEGGFGSVYKGTLRSGHFAAIKMLSKSNTNGQDFINEVATIGRIHHTNVVQLIGFCAEGSKRALIYDFMPNGSLDKYMCSHQGSISLSWDKLYEISLGVAHGIEYLHQGCDVQILHFDIKPHNVLLDENFIPKISDFGLARLYATNDSIKSLTEARGTIGYMAPELFYRNIGHVSYKADVYSFGMLLLEMAGKRNGSNAMAEHSSENYFPFWVYDEVSKGKVVTTGDESESNRIAKKMVMVGLLCIQMKPSNRPPMNKVIEMLEGDVESLQLPPRPALYPEETPIRDAEQSLSMSLNFSESSSLIENTF, from the coding sequence atgccAATAAGGTATTCTTACAAAGACATTAGGAAAATGACCGGAGGCTTTAAGGATAAGTTGGGTGAAGGAGGCTTTGGTTCCGTGTATAAAGGAACACTTCGTAGCGGCCACTTTGCTGCCATAAAGATGCTGAGCAAGTCTAATACTAACGGGCAAGACTTTATCAATGAAGTTGCTACCATTGGAAGGATTCACCACACTAATGTGGTTCAACTAATTGGCTTTTGTGCTGAGGGATCAAAGCGTGCTCTTATATATGATTTCATGCCTAATGGATCTCTTGACAAGTATATGTGTTCTCATCAAGGATCTATCTCCTTAAGCTGGGATAAATTATATGAAATCTCTCTTGGAGTGGCTCATGGAATTGAATATTTACATCAAGGTTGTGACGTGCAAATCTTACATTTTGATATCAAGCCACATAATGTTCTTCTTGATGAGAATTTCATTCCAAAGATTTCTGACTTTGGACTTGCTAGACTATATGCAACAAATGATAGCATTAAGTCTCTCACGGAGGCAAGAGGAACAATAGGATACATGGCACCAGAGTTATTCTATAGAAACATCGGTCATGTCTCATACAAAGCAGATGTCTATAGTTTTGGAATGCTGTTACTTGAGATGGCAGGTAAAAGGAATGGTTCAAATGCCATGGCGGAACATTCAAGTGAAAATTACTTTCCGTTTTGGGTTTATGATGAAGTCTCCAAAGGGAAAGTTGTAACAACGGGCGATGAATCAGAGTCGAATAGAATAGCCAAGAAGATGGTTATGGTAGGCCTGTTATGCATACAAATGAAACCAAGCAATCGCCCTCCAATGAACAAAGTCATAGAGATGCTTGAAGGAGATGTAGAAAGTCTACAATTGCCTCCAAGGCCAGCTCTATATCCTGAAGAAACTCCAATAAGAGATGCAGAACAATCGTTATCTATGTCACTTAACTTCTCGGAATCAAGCAGTTTGATTGAAAATACATTCTAA